The following coding sequences lie in one Primulina huaijiensis isolate GDHJ02 chromosome 2, ASM1229523v2, whole genome shotgun sequence genomic window:
- the LOC140958716 gene encoding heat stress transcription factor A-2c-like, with the protein MKNSIDFVKEEYVGSSSLQDWDNEDLIPQPMEALLEIGPPPFLSKTYDFVEDPSTDEFVSWSRGHNSFIVWDPQKFATNILPKYFKHNNFSSFVRQLNTYGFRKVDPDKWEFANEGFLRGQRHLLKNIVRRKKQYSSSQTSIDQSLGSCVEVGSFGLDAEIDRLRRDKQVLTMELVKLRQQQQTTFSCLKTMEERLKGTEIKQKQTMSFLAKAIQNPSLLQQILQQNDKKKELEEMISNKRRRRILDHVSRNVGVEESVFHEGENTSFATTGNIAFRESGQGSEINAYSLKLEPQDFDEISRFGDLELENLALSMQKPQLMMEGESLEKGEYKPIDDQGFWEELINEGIDEIGKIEEGGDDLAEQF; encoded by the exons ATGAAAAACTCTATAGATTTTGTAAAGGAGGAGTATGTTGGATCAAGTTCATTACAAGATTGGGATAACGAGGATCTGATTCCTCAGCCAATGGAGGCTTTGCTAGAGATTGGTCCTCCGCCATTTCTCAGCAAAACTTATGATTTTGTTGAAGATCCAAGTACAGATGAATTCGTTTCGTGGAGTCGAGGACACAATAGTTTCATTGTTTGGGATCCTCAAAAATTTGCAACCAATATTCTTCCAAAGTACTTCAAGCACAATAATTTCTCAAGTTTTGTCAGGCAGCTTAATACTTAT GGCTTTAGGAAGGTTGATCCAGACAAGTGGGAGTTTGCAAACGAAGGGTTTTTAAGGGGACAAAGGCATCTTCTAAAAAACATTGTAAGAAGAAAGAAACAATATTCTAGTTCTCAAACGTCGATTGATCAGAGTCTAGGCTCGTGTGTGGAGGTGGGAAGTTTTGGATTAGATGCAGAAATCGATCGATTAAGGCGCGATAAGCAAGTTCTCACGATGGAATTAGTGAAACTCAGGCAGCAACAACAAACCACATTTTCATGTCTCAAGACAATGGAAGAAAGGCTTAAAGGTACAGAAATAAAGCAAAAACAAACTATGAGTTTCTTGGCAAAAGCTATACAAAACCCCTCTCTCTTGCAACAAATATTGCAACAAAATGACAAGAAAAAAGAGCTTGAAGAAATGATAAGCAACAAAAGGCGGAGAAGAATATTAGACCACGTTTCAAGAAATGTTGGGGTCGAAGAATCAGTATTCCATGAAGGGGAAAATACTAGTTTCGCCACAACTGGGAATATTGCATTTAGAGAATCAGGCCAAGGAAGTGAAATAAACGCATACTCTCTTAAGCTAGAGCCTCAGGATTTTGATGAAATTTCAAGATTTGGTGATTTGGAGCTTGAGAACTTGGCATTGAGTATGCAAAAACCTCAATTGATGATGGAGGGAGAATCTTTGGAAAAAGGAGAATATAAGCCAATTGATGATCAAGGGTTTTGGGAAGAATTGATAAATGAAGGGATTGATGAAATTGGGAAAATTGAGGAGGGTGGGGATGATTTGGCCGAGCAATTCTAA
- the LOC140962896 gene encoding acireductone dioxygenase 2-like yields MGSLSKDDRSEVIQAWYMDDSDQDQRLPHHRKPKEFLSFEKLDELGVLSWRLDADNYETDPELKKIREARGYSYMDFCEVCPEKLHNYEEKIKNFYEEHLHTDEEIRYCVAGSGYFDVRDRDEAWIRIWVKKGAMIVLPAGIYHRFTLDSDNYIKAMRLFVGDPIWTPFNRPHDHLPARKQYVESFVQKKNAGQTVDAAA; encoded by the exons ATGGGTTCCCTCAGCAAG GATGACAGGTCGGAAGTTATTCAGGCATGGTACATGGATGACAGCGATCAAGATCAGAGACTTCCCCATCACCGCAAGCCTAAAGAATTTCTCTCATTTGAAAAGCTTGATG AGCTTGGAGTGCTCAGTTGGAGGTTAGATGCTGACAACTACGAAACTGATCCAGAGTTGAAAAAAATTCGTGAAGCCCGTGGATATTCCTACATG GACTTTTGCGAGGTTTGCCCAGAAAAACTTCACAATTATGAGGAGAAGATCAAGAACTTCTATGAAGAACATCTTCACACAGATGAAGAGATCCGCTACTGTGTTGCAGGGAGCG GTTATTTTGATGTTCGTGATCGTGATGAAGCTTGGATCCGCATTTGGGTGAAGAAAGGGGCGATGATTGTCCTACCAGCTGGTATTTATCATCGTTTCACCCTTGACTCGGACAACTATATCAAG GCAATGCGGCTCTTTGTTGGTGATCCCATTTGGACCCCATTTAATCGTCCTCATGATCATCTACCTGCAAG GAAACAATACGTTGAATCTTTCGTGCAGAAGAAAAATGCTGGACAAACAGTTGATGCTGCAGCTTAA